A region from the Canis aureus isolate CA01 chromosome 8, VMU_Caureus_v.1.0, whole genome shotgun sequence genome encodes:
- the SPN gene encoding leukosialin, with protein sequence MAAAMKVALFFLLFGVIWTHKVSTEFLDTTTTLKISKEVVTSVPGETSASWVSTFSEAPNLNSVTPYPAITGVPEEVNSTRHQISPPSSDLYTATEVSFSGTPTAASSDLHESESMASWEVSSKESSNLEISANRNSAEPLRHSLALHVTADRIMATDTLETSTVASGPLTTMATGSLETTTVASGPLTIMAADSLETSTIASGPLTTMAADSLETSAVASGPLTTVATGSLETSAVASGPLTTVATGSLETSAVASGPLTTVATGSLETSAVASGPLTTVATGSLETSAVASGPLTTMATGSLETSAIANGPPTIMAADSLETSTVANGPSTIMVTNSLETPKGASGFPISTVKIFTNRTSGDSQPLGQELNRTQLVAVLVAVLVVIVLLGLLLLWCQRQKRRTGALTLGRGGKHNGVVDAWAGPARVCDEEALTAAAGGPGGERGPGVSEVDGSGQQPMLTTFFEKRKSHRDSVELVELEARSAPVPKGEEEPLMDNKEEAAEVPASEGPEAGEVEAPQCF encoded by the coding sequence ATGGCTGCTGCCATGAAAGTGGCcctgtttttcctcctctttggGGTCATCTGGACTCACAAAGTGAGCACAGAGTTTCTAGACACCACAACCACTTTGAAGATCTCCAAAGAAGTTGTGACGTCTGTACCTGGAGAGACCTCTGCTTCTTGGGTCTCAACTTTCTCTGAGGCCCCAAACCTCAACTCAGTTACCCCCTACCCTGCAATAACAGGAGTCCCTGAAGAGGTCAACAGCACTAGGCACCAGATCTCCCCACCTTCCTCAGATCTTTATACAGCCACTGAAGTGTCCTTTTCTGGGACTCCCACTGCTGCCAGCAGTGACCTCCATGAATCTGAGTCAATGGCCTCCTGGGAAGTTTCCAGCAAGGAGTCATCAAACCTGGAAATTAGTGCAAACAGGAACTCTGCTGAACCACTAAGACACTCTCTAGCATTACATGTTACGGCTGATCGAATCATGGCAACTGACACTCTGGAGACCTCTACTGTAGCCAGTGGACCTCTCACCACCATGGCAACCGGCTCTCTGGAGACCACTACTGTAGCCAGTGGGCCTCTCACCATCATGGCAGCTGACTCTCTGGAGACCTCCACTATAGCCAGTGGGCCTCTTACCACCATGGCAGCTGACTCTCTGGAGACCTCTGCTGTAGCCAGTGGACCTCTCACCACCGTGGCAACTGGCTCTCTGGAGACCTCTGCTGTAGCCAGTGGACCTCTCACCACCGTGGCAACTGGCTCTCTGGAGACCTCTGCTGTAGCCAGTGGACCTCTCACCACCGTGGCAACTGGCTCTCTGGAGACCTCTGCTGTAGCCAGTGGACCTCTCACCACCGTGGCAACTGGCTCTCTGGAGACCTCTGCTGTAGCCAGTGGACCTCTCACCACCATGGCAACTGGCTCTCTGGAGACCTCTGCTATAGCCAATGGGCCTCCCACCATAATGGCGGCTGACTCTCTGGAGACCTCCACTGTAGCCAATGGACCCTCCACCATCATGGTGACTAACTCTCTGGAGACCCCCAAGGGGGCCAGTGGCTTCCCCATCTCCACGGTAAAAATATTCACCAATAGAACCAGTGGGGATTCCCAACCTCTAGGTCAGGAGTTAAATCGCACCCAGCTGGTGGCTGTGCTGGTGGCTGTGCTGGTGGTCATTGTCCTCTTGGGCCTACTCCTGCTGTGGTGCCAACGGCAGAAGAGGCGGACGGGGGCCCTGACACTAGGCAGGGGTGGAAAGCACAACGGGGTTGTAGATGCCTGGGCTGGGCCAGCCCGGGTGTGTGATGAGGAGGCCCTGACGGCAGCAGCAGGAGGGCCTGGGGGTGAGAGGGGCCCCGGGGTGTCTGAGGTGGACGGGTCTGGCCAGCAGCCCATGCTCACCACATTCTTTGAAAAACGCAAGTCACACCGGGACTCAGTGGAGCTGGTGGAGCTGGAAGCCAGGTCAGCCCCGGTCccaaagggggaggaggagccacTGATGGACAACAAGGAGGAGGCTGCCGAGGTCCCCGCTTCAGAGGGACCAGAAGCCGGGGAGGTGGAGGCCCCTCAGTGCTTCTGA